In Amia ocellicauda isolate fAmiCal2 chromosome 7, fAmiCal2.hap1, whole genome shotgun sequence, one genomic interval encodes:
- the LOC136752812 gene encoding tubulin alpha-1C chain-like isoform X2 encodes MRECISIHIGQAGVQMGNACWELYCLEHGFKPDGTLDGVELVDQVDSSFGTFFSETGAGKHVPRAVFIDLEPTVIDEIRLGTYRQLYHPEQLISGKEDAANNYARGHYTIGKEIIDSVLDRIGKMADQCTGLQGFLVFHSFGGGTGSGFTSLLMERLSVDYGKKSKLEFSVYPAPRVSTAVVEPYNSILTTHTTLEHSDCSFMVDNEAIFDICNRNLDVERPSYTNLNRLIAQIVSSITASLRFDGALNVDLTEFQTNLVPYPRIHFPLVTYAPIISAERAYHEQLSVPEITNACFEPANQMVKCDPRRGKYMACCLLYRGDVVPKDVNAAIASIKTRRSIQFVDWCPTGFKVGINYQPPTVVPGGDLAKVQRAVCMLSNTTAIAEAWSRLDHKFDLMYAKRAFVHWYVGEGMEEGEFSEAREDMAALEKDYEEVGAESSDGLCEDEEEY; translated from the exons ATG AGGGAGTGCATTTCCATCCACATTGGCCAGGCAGGGGTGCAGATGGGCAATGCATGTTGGGAACTGTACTGTCTGGAACATGGATTCAAGCCTGATGGAACCCTGGATGGTGTGGAGCTTGTGGACCAAGTGGACTCCTCTTTTGGCACTTTCTTTAGTGAGACGGGAGCTGGGAAACATGTGCCCAGAGCGGTGTTCATAGACCTGGAGCCAACTGTTATAG ATGAAATCAGACTTGGAACTTACCGCCAGCTGTACCACCCAGAACAGCTAATCAGTGGAAAAGAGGATGCTGCCAACAACTATGCACGTGGCCACTATACAATTGGCAAGGAGATAATTGATTCTGTGTTGGACCGAATTGGAAAAATG GCTGACCAGTGCACTGGTCTCCAGGGATTTCTGGTATTCCACAGCTTCGGAGGAGGGACTGGCTCTGGATTCACTTCCTTGCTGATGGAACGGCTGTCAGTGGATTATGGGAAGAAGTCCAAGCTGGAGTTTTCCGTCTACCCGGCTCCTCGGGTCTCCACTGCTGTGGTAGAGCCCTACAACTccatcctgaccacccacaccaCCCTTGAGCACTCGGACTGCTCCTTCATGGTGGACAATGAAGCCATCTTTGACATCTGCAACCGTAACCTTGATGTGGAGCGTCCGTCCTACACCAATCTGAACCGGCTGATTGCACAGATTGTCTCCTCAATTACTGCCTCTCTGCGCTTTGATGGGGCCTTGAATGTAGATCTCACTGAATTTCAGACCAACTTGGTGCCTTATCCCAGAATTCACTTTCCTCTGGTCACATACGCTCCCATTATATCTGCCGAGAGGGCTTATCATGAACAGCTTTCTGTACCAGAGATCACAAATGCTTGCTTTGAACCTGCAAACCAGATGGTCAAGTGTGATCCCAGGCGTGGAAAGTATATGGCCTGCTGTCTGCTGTACCGTGGGGATGTAGTGCCAAAGGATGTGAATGCAGCCATTGCCAGCATTAAAACCAGGCGCTCCATCCAGTTTGTGGACTGGTGTCCCACTGGTTTCAAGGTGGGTATTAATTACCAGCCACCAACTGTGGTGCCTGGAGGGGACCTAGCAAAAGTCCAGAGAGCTGTCTGCATGCTGAGCAACACCACAGCCATTGCAGAGGCATGGAGCCGTCTGGACCACAAGTTTGACCTGATGTATGCCAAGAGGGCCTTTGTCCACTGGTATGTTGGAGAAGGGATGGAGGAGGGTGAGTTCTCTGAAGCCAGGGAAGACATGGCTGCCTTGGAGAAGGACTACGAGGAAGTGGGAGCTGAATCATCTGATGGTCTGTGTGAGGATGAGGAAGAATATTAA
- the LOC136752812 gene encoding tubulin alpha-1C chain-like isoform X1: protein MGDREGLLYSLFAIQQHLRFSFSNISYWALAGYQVLEAIMRECISIHIGQAGVQMGNACWELYCLEHGFKPDGTLDGVELVDQVDSSFGTFFSETGAGKHVPRAVFIDLEPTVIDEIRLGTYRQLYHPEQLISGKEDAANNYARGHYTIGKEIIDSVLDRIGKMADQCTGLQGFLVFHSFGGGTGSGFTSLLMERLSVDYGKKSKLEFSVYPAPRVSTAVVEPYNSILTTHTTLEHSDCSFMVDNEAIFDICNRNLDVERPSYTNLNRLIAQIVSSITASLRFDGALNVDLTEFQTNLVPYPRIHFPLVTYAPIISAERAYHEQLSVPEITNACFEPANQMVKCDPRRGKYMACCLLYRGDVVPKDVNAAIASIKTRRSIQFVDWCPTGFKVGINYQPPTVVPGGDLAKVQRAVCMLSNTTAIAEAWSRLDHKFDLMYAKRAFVHWYVGEGMEEGEFSEAREDMAALEKDYEEVGAESSDGLCEDEEEY, encoded by the exons ATGGGAGACCGTGAAGGCCTTCTTTATTCTTTGTTTGCAATCCAGCAGCATCTGAG GTTCAGCTTTAGCAACATATCATACTGGGCACTTGCTGGATATCAAGTGTTGGAGGCAATCATG AGGGAGTGCATTTCCATCCACATTGGCCAGGCAGGGGTGCAGATGGGCAATGCATGTTGGGAACTGTACTGTCTGGAACATGGATTCAAGCCTGATGGAACCCTGGATGGTGTGGAGCTTGTGGACCAAGTGGACTCCTCTTTTGGCACTTTCTTTAGTGAGACGGGAGCTGGGAAACATGTGCCCAGAGCGGTGTTCATAGACCTGGAGCCAACTGTTATAG ATGAAATCAGACTTGGAACTTACCGCCAGCTGTACCACCCAGAACAGCTAATCAGTGGAAAAGAGGATGCTGCCAACAACTATGCACGTGGCCACTATACAATTGGCAAGGAGATAATTGATTCTGTGTTGGACCGAATTGGAAAAATG GCTGACCAGTGCACTGGTCTCCAGGGATTTCTGGTATTCCACAGCTTCGGAGGAGGGACTGGCTCTGGATTCACTTCCTTGCTGATGGAACGGCTGTCAGTGGATTATGGGAAGAAGTCCAAGCTGGAGTTTTCCGTCTACCCGGCTCCTCGGGTCTCCACTGCTGTGGTAGAGCCCTACAACTccatcctgaccacccacaccaCCCTTGAGCACTCGGACTGCTCCTTCATGGTGGACAATGAAGCCATCTTTGACATCTGCAACCGTAACCTTGATGTGGAGCGTCCGTCCTACACCAATCTGAACCGGCTGATTGCACAGATTGTCTCCTCAATTACTGCCTCTCTGCGCTTTGATGGGGCCTTGAATGTAGATCTCACTGAATTTCAGACCAACTTGGTGCCTTATCCCAGAATTCACTTTCCTCTGGTCACATACGCTCCCATTATATCTGCCGAGAGGGCTTATCATGAACAGCTTTCTGTACCAGAGATCACAAATGCTTGCTTTGAACCTGCAAACCAGATGGTCAAGTGTGATCCCAGGCGTGGAAAGTATATGGCCTGCTGTCTGCTGTACCGTGGGGATGTAGTGCCAAAGGATGTGAATGCAGCCATTGCCAGCATTAAAACCAGGCGCTCCATCCAGTTTGTGGACTGGTGTCCCACTGGTTTCAAGGTGGGTATTAATTACCAGCCACCAACTGTGGTGCCTGGAGGGGACCTAGCAAAAGTCCAGAGAGCTGTCTGCATGCTGAGCAACACCACAGCCATTGCAGAGGCATGGAGCCGTCTGGACCACAAGTTTGACCTGATGTATGCCAAGAGGGCCTTTGTCCACTGGTATGTTGGAGAAGGGATGGAGGAGGGTGAGTTCTCTGAAGCCAGGGAAGACATGGCTGCCTTGGAGAAGGACTACGAGGAAGTGGGAGCTGAATCATCTGATGGTCTGTGTGAGGATGAGGAAGAATATTAA